The genomic segment CACGTTGTGTTCTTTGAACCAAACCTTCATGGCGGCAAATAGTTTTTCGCCGATGCCCTGGCGTTTGTACCCCTCTTTCACGGCAATGTTGTCCACCTGACCAATCAATTTGGCCTGGTAGATGGGCGGTTTTTCCACAATCCGGCCCATACAATAGCCCACAATGCTGCCCTCCAGTTCTGCCACCAGTACTTTACAGTGTACATCTTGCAGATGTGATTCATAAACATACTGGCCCCACATTTTATCGGCGGCAGAGATTTTCTCAAAAATATGGTCCCGGTGTTGGTGATATTGCACAAATTCTCTAAAGATGGTTTTAACCTGGGGCAGGTCTTTTTTCTGCAATTCTCGGATGGTTACGGGCAATGGCGGCTCCTTCATTTTGGTTGGATGTCTGTACGATTTTAACAGGGAAGGTTTGAATTTGACAAATTGCAGGAGGAGGTCATCATTACCTCCCATCACGTAAAAGCCATGAAGATCAAATTATTTCTGACTCTAACCACCATCCTCATATTGGCGGCCTGCCGCAGCCAGCCCGCCCCTGGCCCTCCCGTTAGGATGTCTCGTTACTTTCCCGAAACCGGCCACACGGTGCAGGGTGACTTTTTGCGCTTTTTTGATGTTTACGGGGGCATTAACAGTTTTGGCCTGCCGCTGACCGAAGAATTTTTGGTGGACGGCTGGCGCGTGCAATATTTTGAAAAAGGGCGGCTGGAATATCATCCAGAGAACGAGCCGGATTACCGGGTGGTGGTCGGCTGGCTGGGGGATCTGTTGCGCCGGCGCACCCCCCCCCTGCCGCCGTCACATCTTCCCGCTACCAACGATCCTTATCGCCGCTACTTCCCGGAAACCGGCCATACCCTCAGCGGCGATTTTTTGACGTATTTTGACACGCACGGCGGCAGCGTCCGTTTTGGCCAACCCATCAGCGAACCGTTTTTGGAGCAGGGCCGGATTGCCCAGGATTTGCAAAGCGCCCGCTTTTTCTGGACGCCCGAGACGGCTCCGCCGGTGACGTTGGAGGATATTGGGCGGGTTCATCTTGACCAGATCAGGTGAAACCTTAAAGGTTTGGCATTGGGCGACCCCAGGTGACGTTGGTTGAGCTTTAGGAAATGAGGGATGTACATTCAAATTCTCTATGCTAACCGATAGATAAACCCAATAACCCCTGTGACACATGACACTTATATTGGTTGCAGAGTCACACTATAATTAAATAGGCTGCAATCAACTATTCCCTTAATTAATTGAATATTTGGGTATTCAAATCATGAATGTAGAAGCCGAAGAAATGGCGGTAAGGCAAGCTTCTGTGTGTGGAATTTTCGGCAATGCCAAGCGTGTGCTGATCTTGTGGGCTTTGATTGAACAAGAAATGTCCGTAAGTGAAATCGCCACGACTATTGGAGCGTCCTTGCAGAATACGTCTCAACATCTCCGCCTGATGGAAGACAGAGGCATTTTGGTTTCGTACCGGAAAGCGCAAAAAGTCTATTACGGGATCGTGGATCACGATCTTATGAAAAACTGCCGGCTCTTAACCCAAGCGCCTCGGCTAAGGACTGCCCAAAAAGATTGAGATTGGCCCACCAGAGTGTATTTTGTATTGTGTATATCGTATTGAGACGAAATACGCAATATTGATTTTGACCTTTTTTTAGTGAAGTTATTCAAAAATCGGAAAGGAGTAAAAAAATCATGACTACTGTTGATCTGTCTGCCGTTGAAGCGGCCAAGGTTATTGATGCTCGCGGCAGCGCCTGCCCTGGCCCTCTCCTGGAAGCCAAGAAAGGTATTGGCGCTATCAAAAAAGGGGAAGTGTTGGAGATTTGGTCCGGCGATCCCAAAACCAAAGAGGACATTCCTAGATGGTCTCAAAAAGTGGGACACGAGTTCTTGGGCTATCTGAGCGCTGATGGAGGATATGATCGGATTTTCGTCAAGCGGGTAAAGTAGAGGTATCCATAATATG from the Anaerolineae bacterium genome contains:
- a CDS encoding GNAT family N-acetyltransferase; protein product: MPVTIRELQKKDLPQVKTIFREFVQYHQHRDHIFEKISAADKMWGQYVYESHLQDVHCKVLVAELEGSIVGYCMGRIVEKPPIYQAKLIGQVDNIAVKEGYKRQGIGEKLFAAMKVWFKEHNV
- a CDS encoding winged helix-turn-helix transcriptional regulator — translated: MNVEAEEMAVRQASVCGIFGNAKRVLILWALIEQEMSVSEIATTIGASLQNTSQHLRLMEDRGILVSYRKAQKVYYGIVDHDLMKNCRLLTQAPRLRTAQKD
- a CDS encoding sulfurtransferase TusA family protein, encoding MTTVDLSAVEAAKVIDARGSACPGPLLEAKKGIGAIKKGEVLEIWSGDPKTKEDIPRWSQKVGHEFLGYLSADGGYDRIFVKRVK